One genomic region from Conexibacter woesei DSM 14684 encodes:
- the nadD gene encoding nicotinate-nucleotide adenylyltransferase, whose amino-acid sequence MRVGILGGTFNPPHLAHLVCAQEAHAQLGLDRVVLMPAGVPPHKQVPAGDPSAEARYELCRLAVDGDERFEVSRAELERPGRSYTADTLRLLRERDPQDELTFIVGGDMARSLPSWREPEAVLALATLAVAERRGAKREAIERELAPLRGADRVRFFEMPRVDVSSSLVRERVAAGRPIRYLVPDAVAEAIAAGGLYRGVPGEVTT is encoded by the coding sequence ATGCGCGTCGGCATCCTCGGGGGGACGTTCAACCCGCCGCATCTCGCTCACCTCGTCTGCGCGCAGGAGGCTCACGCGCAGCTGGGGCTGGACCGCGTCGTGCTGATGCCCGCGGGCGTCCCGCCGCACAAGCAGGTCCCGGCCGGCGACCCGAGCGCCGAGGCGCGCTACGAGCTGTGCCGCCTGGCGGTCGACGGCGACGAGCGCTTCGAGGTCTCGCGCGCGGAGCTGGAGCGCCCGGGGCGGTCCTACACGGCCGATACCCTGCGTCTGTTGCGAGAGCGCGATCCGCAGGACGAGCTGACGTTCATCGTCGGCGGCGACATGGCCCGCAGCCTGCCGAGCTGGCGGGAGCCGGAGGCCGTCCTCGCGCTCGCGACGCTCGCTGTCGCCGAGCGCCGCGGCGCCAAGCGCGAGGCGATCGAGCGCGAGCTGGCGCCGCTGCGCGGCGCCGACCGCGTCCGCTTCTTCGAGATGCCCCGCGTGGACGTGTCGTCCTCGCTCGTGCGCGAGCGGGTCGCGGCGGGGCGCCCGATCCGTTACCTCGTCCCCGACGCGGTCGCCGAGGCGATCGCGGCCGGCGGGCTCTACCGAGGTGTGCCGGGGGAGGTGACTACATGA
- the rsfS gene encoding ribosome silencing factor, with protein MTHDQLTGSDMAAAIAEYADDRKAIDIVELDLRGVLGYADYFVVCSGNTDRQVKAIHDGIHMEMKRTHGLLPRRVEGLPQAQWVLMDYLDVVVHIFTPETREFYRLEQLWGEAPARAVGSGAEQ; from the coding sequence ATGACACACGACCAACTGACCGGCTCCGACATGGCCGCGGCGATCGCCGAATACGCCGACGACAGAAAGGCGATCGACATCGTCGAGCTGGATCTGCGCGGCGTGCTCGGCTACGCCGACTACTTCGTCGTCTGCTCCGGCAACACGGACCGCCAGGTGAAGGCGATCCACGACGGGATCCACATGGAGATGAAGAGAACGCACGGCCTGCTGCCGCGCCGCGTCGAGGGACTGCCGCAAGCGCAGTGGGTCCTGATGGATTATCTCGACGTGGTGGTTCACATCTTCACGCCGGAGACGCGCGAGTTCTACCGACTCGAGCAGCTGTGGGGCGAGGCCCCCGCCCGCGCTGTCGGGTCGGGCGCGGAGCAGTGA
- a CDS encoding long-chain-fatty-acid--CoA ligase — MGRNLASLLIDTAARHGDRTAVKLDDVALNYEVLAEGSARVAGMLAEQGFQPGDRVGLMLPNVPFFPPIYYAILRAGGIVVPMNVLLKRREVAYYLQDSGAKLLFAWHDFAAEAAPGAEEAGVELISVGLDFAQQAFAAEPRRELAEVADEDTAVLLYTSGTTGSPKGAELSHANLVANVETAQQTLIQVDEHDVILGALPLFHSFGQTCALNVAVAAGSTLTLIPRFDPLKALQIVDRDRVTVFEGVPTMYNALLSVPEEARAGLDLSSLRLCVSGGSALPGEVLRAFDETFGAKLLEGYGLSETSPVASFNHPDRERKVGSIGTAIRGVEMKAVDDAGDEVGVGEVGEIVIRGHNVMKGYWGKPDATAAVMRGGWFHTGDLAKVDDDGYFFIVDRIKDMIIRGGYNVYPREVEEVLYEHPAVAEAAVVGVPDKEWGEEVGACVALKEGAQADPDELREYVKERVAAYKYPRHVWLVAALPKGPTGKILKREIEAPASSQ; from the coding sequence ATGGGGCGCAACTTGGCGAGCCTGTTGATCGACACCGCGGCGCGGCACGGGGACCGCACCGCGGTCAAGCTCGACGACGTCGCGTTGAACTACGAGGTCCTCGCCGAGGGCAGCGCCCGCGTCGCGGGCATGCTCGCCGAGCAGGGCTTCCAGCCCGGCGACCGCGTCGGGCTGATGCTGCCGAACGTCCCGTTCTTCCCGCCGATCTACTACGCGATCCTGCGTGCCGGCGGGATCGTCGTGCCGATGAACGTGCTGCTGAAGCGGCGCGAGGTCGCCTACTACCTGCAGGATTCCGGCGCGAAGCTGCTGTTCGCCTGGCACGACTTCGCGGCCGAGGCCGCGCCCGGCGCCGAGGAGGCCGGCGTGGAGCTGATATCGGTCGGGCTCGACTTCGCCCAGCAGGCGTTCGCGGCCGAGCCGCGCCGCGAACTGGCCGAGGTCGCCGACGAGGACACCGCCGTCCTGCTCTACACCTCCGGCACGACCGGCTCGCCGAAGGGCGCCGAGCTGTCGCACGCCAACCTCGTCGCGAACGTCGAGACGGCGCAGCAGACGCTGATACAGGTCGACGAGCACGACGTGATCCTCGGCGCGCTGCCGCTGTTCCACTCGTTCGGCCAGACCTGCGCGCTCAACGTCGCCGTCGCGGCCGGCTCGACGCTGACGCTGATCCCGCGCTTCGACCCGCTCAAGGCGCTGCAGATCGTCGACCGCGACAGAGTGACCGTCTTCGAGGGCGTCCCGACGATGTACAACGCGCTGCTGTCGGTGCCCGAGGAGGCCCGGGCCGGGCTCGACCTCTCGTCGCTGCGGTTGTGCGTCTCCGGCGGCTCCGCGCTGCCGGGCGAGGTGCTGCGCGCGTTCGACGAGACGTTCGGCGCCAAGCTGCTGGAGGGCTACGGGCTGAGCGAGACCTCGCCGGTCGCGTCGTTCAACCACCCCGACAGAGAGCGCAAGGTCGGCTCGATCGGGACCGCGATCCGCGGCGTCGAGATGAAGGCCGTCGACGACGCCGGCGACGAGGTCGGGGTCGGCGAGGTCGGCGAGATCGTGATCCGCGGCCACAACGTGATGAAGGGCTACTGGGGCAAGCCGGACGCGACCGCGGCGGTGATGAGAGGCGGCTGGTTCCACACCGGTGACCTCGCGAAGGTCGACGACGACGGCTACTTCTTCATCGTCGACCGGATCAAGGACATGATCATCCGCGGCGGCTACAACGTCTACCCGCGCGAGGTCGAGGAGGTGCTCTACGAGCACCCGGCGGTCGCCGAGGCGGCCGTCGTCGGCGTGCCGGACAAGGAGTGGGGCGAGGAGGTCGGCGCCTGCGTCGCGCTCAAGGAGGGCGCGCAGGCCGACCCCGACGAGCTGCGCGAGTACGTCAAGGAGCGCGTCGCGGCGTACAAGTACCCGCGGCACGTGTGGCTCGTCGCGGCGCTGCCGAAGGGGCCGACCGGCAAGATCCTCAAGCGCGAGATCGAGGCGCCCGCGTCGTCGCAGTGA